In Bythopirellula goksoeyrii, a single window of DNA contains:
- a CDS encoding zinc ribbon domain-containing protein: MSVSATVLRELHRIHTQLGDLNERLARGPRQVQARQSNVTHQETALSAAQDKVLQTKKATDQKQLDLKTSENKILDWKAKLNTCSNNREYQTLVEQIAAAEMANSVLADEILELMERVDQLSLEVKEVEKSLAAVKSDLATFRDSVTAEGELIKGDIVRLEAELAEVEKELPVTLKEDYKRVIRGKGADGMAPVEDLVCQGCGQKITLNMQNDLLLSNPIFCKNCGCLLYLNE, translated from the coding sequence ATGTCGGTATCCGCAACGGTGTTGCGCGAGTTGCATCGAATTCATACTCAACTTGGCGATTTGAATGAGCGGCTCGCCCGGGGGCCCCGACAGGTTCAGGCTCGCCAATCGAATGTCACGCACCAAGAGACTGCGCTTAGTGCTGCCCAGGACAAGGTACTGCAAACCAAGAAAGCAACCGATCAGAAACAGCTGGATCTAAAGACTAGCGAAAACAAGATCCTCGACTGGAAGGCCAAGCTCAATACTTGCAGCAACAATCGCGAATATCAAACTCTAGTCGAACAAATTGCGGCTGCCGAGATGGCCAACAGCGTGTTGGCGGACGAAATCCTGGAATTGATGGAGCGAGTCGATCAACTTTCGTTGGAAGTAAAAGAAGTTGAAAAATCTCTGGCCGCGGTCAAGAGCGATCTAGCCACCTTTCGCGACTCGGTCACTGCCGAGGGTGAACTGATCAAGGGAGATATCGTCCGACTCGAAGCGGAATTGGCCGAAGTCGAGAAAGAACTCCCCGTCACGCTCAAAGAGGATTACAAGCGCGTGATTCGCGGCAAAGGGGCTGATGGAATGGCACCGGTTGAAGATTTGGTATGCCAAGGCTGTGGGCAGAAAATTACACTTAACATGCAGAACGATCTCTTGCTTTCCAACCCGATTTTCTGCAAGAATTGTGGATGTCTGCTGTATCTGAACGAGTAA
- a CDS encoding RrF2 family transcriptional regulator, which yields MLPKTAEYALRATVWLARTPESAESADHLAEAIQVPRRYLHKVLQDLVKAGFVRSQSGPGGGYKLDCDPSKISILDVVNAVGTIQRIESCPLGLESHTSLCPLHRELDNAYATVEAAFSRVTVAALLDNSSNIPPLCECS from the coding sequence ATGTTGCCAAAAACTGCCGAGTATGCACTTCGTGCTACTGTCTGGTTGGCCCGTACCCCGGAGAGTGCTGAGTCAGCCGACCATTTGGCCGAGGCGATTCAGGTTCCTCGGCGCTACCTCCACAAAGTATTGCAAGACTTGGTGAAAGCCGGATTTGTGCGATCCCAGTCGGGTCCCGGGGGAGGATATAAGCTGGATTGCGATCCTAGCAAAATCAGTATTCTGGACGTGGTCAACGCAGTTGGAACTATTCAGCGGATCGAAAGCTGCCCGCTTGGCTTGGAGTCCCACACAAGTCTCTGCCCATTGCACCGCGAGTTGGATAATGCGTATGCCACTGTGGAAGCAGCGTTTTCTCGAGTAACAGTTGCAGCATTGCTCGACAATTCAAGCAACATCCCACCTCTTTGCGAATGCTCATAG
- a CDS encoding peroxiredoxin-like family protein encodes MSRLQGIQCLALVMGVIALQANAHSKELQEKTAKEAARSALKVGDHAIDGELVDADGNKILLSDLWKKNPLVVIWYRGGWCPICMRHLSGIQEAMPEIEKAGAKIVAIAPEKPEMTKQTAENNGFDFLLLSDQGNELGEKYGVVFKLDPDTATRYQQMFDLAKYNGDSSMRLPVPVAYVINQEGVITFAYVEPDYKQRVKPEDIINALKYVPNE; translated from the coding sequence ATGTCTAGATTACAAGGAATCCAGTGTCTCGCACTAGTGATGGGTGTTATCGCTTTGCAGGCGAACGCCCATTCTAAAGAGCTCCAGGAAAAGACCGCAAAGGAGGCGGCTAGATCTGCTCTTAAGGTTGGAGATCATGCAATCGATGGGGAATTGGTCGATGCCGACGGAAACAAGATTCTTCTGAGTGATCTTTGGAAGAAAAATCCACTCGTGGTCATTTGGTACCGGGGAGGTTGGTGCCCCATCTGCATGCGACATCTTAGCGGCATCCAAGAAGCTATGCCTGAGATCGAGAAAGCTGGAGCCAAAATCGTGGCAATTGCCCCCGAGAAGCCCGAGATGACAAAGCAGACGGCAGAAAACAACGGTTTCGACTTTCTGCTCTTGAGCGATCAGGGCAACGAGTTGGGGGAAAAGTACGGCGTTGTATTCAAGCTGGATCCCGATACCGCCACCAGATATCAACAAATGTTCGACCTAGCAAAGTATAATGGAGATTCGAGCATGCGGTTGCCAGTCCCCGTGGCCTATGTGATCAATCAGGAAGGGGTTATTACGTTCGCCTATGTAGAGCCTGACTACAAGCAGCGAGTCAAACCGGAAGACATCATTAATGCACTCAAGTACGTGCCAAATGAATAG
- a CDS encoding FHA domain-containing protein, with product MYGELTPLGGGDPIPLLKKQLLIGRRESCDIVLRFANVSAHHCRLVLNGGYWYIRDMQSRNGVKVNGIRVQEKRVDPGDKLSVAKHDYELIYSPADLGAVGPPPADDLPNEIMTESLLSRAGLKSSDSREKAPQYAGKKADGSFRRYDVMDDDEQLKMPDRPV from the coding sequence ATGTATGGTGAATTAACTCCGCTCGGTGGCGGCGATCCAATACCTCTCTTGAAGAAACAGTTGTTGATCGGCCGCCGCGAAAGTTGTGACATCGTTCTCCGTTTTGCCAATGTCTCGGCTCACCACTGCCGGCTGGTGCTCAATGGCGGATATTGGTACATCCGCGACATGCAGAGCCGCAATGGCGTGAAAGTCAATGGCATACGCGTCCAAGAGAAACGTGTTGACCCGGGGGACAAGCTTTCGGTGGCGAAGCACGATTACGAACTCATTTACTCGCCAGCTGATCTGGGGGCCGTTGGTCCTCCACCCGCAGACGACTTGCCCAACGAGATCATGACCGAATCGTTGCTTTCCCGTGCTGGTTTGAAATCTTCGGATTCGAGAGAGAAGGCTCCGCAATACGCAGGCAAGAAGGCCGACGGATCATTCCGCCGATACGATGTCATGGACGATGATGAGCAACTCAAAATGCCGGATCGACCGGTATGA
- the ric gene encoding iron-sulfur cluster repair di-iron protein, which translates to MTQTNLSSSVGSWVAQHPQTSRVFESLNIDYCCGGGKPLAQACLDRKLDPHQVLEKIEQVIHQIDDTTQDWLTASLSDLSDHIEQTHHAYLKTELPRLNGLIAKVVNAHGATHEELPQIQQVFTNLHQELEPHMFKEEMVLFPAIRQLEQSQENPSFVFGTVANPIRAMEQEHDNAGDGLAQIRELTQEYAVPKGACNTYRAMLDGLRELELDMHQHIHKENNVLFPRAIELEESRAVAAK; encoded by the coding sequence TTGACACAAACAAATCTAAGTTCATCCGTCGGTAGCTGGGTTGCCCAGCATCCTCAAACTTCGCGGGTCTTCGAGTCACTCAATATCGACTACTGCTGTGGTGGCGGTAAACCACTGGCACAGGCCTGCTTGGATCGAAAGCTCGACCCTCATCAGGTCCTGGAGAAAATCGAGCAAGTCATCCACCAGATCGACGATACAACACAAGACTGGCTCACCGCTTCACTCTCCGACCTATCTGACCACATTGAGCAAACGCATCATGCCTATCTCAAGACTGAATTGCCCCGTTTGAATGGTTTGATCGCCAAGGTGGTGAATGCGCATGGGGCAACCCATGAAGAGTTGCCACAGATCCAACAAGTTTTCACCAATCTGCATCAAGAGCTTGAGCCACATATGTTCAAGGAAGAGATGGTGCTGTTCCCTGCCATTCGTCAGCTCGAACAATCGCAAGAGAACCCCTCGTTCGTGTTCGGCACTGTCGCCAATCCGATTCGTGCGATGGAACAGGAGCACGATAACGCGGGGGATGGGCTAGCTCAGATCCGCGAATTGACACAAGAGTATGCCGTCCCCAAGGGTGCCTGCAATACCTATCGGGCGATGCTCGATGGACTACGTGAATTGGAGCTCGACATGCACCAGCATATCCACAAAGAAAACAATGTCTTGTTTCCTAGAGCGATTGAATTGGAAGAATCGCGAGCTGTTGCTGCAAAGTAA
- the rsgA gene encoding ribosome small subunit-dependent GTPase A, whose translation MGKKKQRKVRADLRKNRNVRTRSNDLTREFASDEESVADLASGQSVSGKGDLTRKRTVADAEIDEEGLVSPAVDTSVCSEGRVLRVQGLVSMVQFADGNVRQCATRRLLKTLSTDQRHVVAAGDRVWVRPSGADEGIIERVEPRKGVLSRNSRGRQHVLVTNVDQLLIVTSAAQPRLKPNLLDRYLVTAERAQIEPVICINKVDLIDRGELQPLIGVYSQLGYRVLQVSATEGWGMTEFRSILKGRSSVLTGQSGVGKSSLLNIIDPELALRVQQVSAESEKGKHTTTTSELIPLSMGGFVIDTPGIRQFRLWDVVPEEVAGFFRDLRPYVSHCRYPDCTHTHEEPCAVKDAVAEGAIDFRRYESYLQIHAGDDA comes from the coding sequence ATGGGCAAGAAAAAACAGCGCAAGGTTCGAGCTGATCTTAGAAAGAATCGCAATGTGCGCACTCGCAGCAACGATCTAACGCGTGAGTTTGCTAGCGATGAAGAGTCCGTGGCCGATCTTGCTTCTGGGCAAAGCGTGAGTGGCAAAGGAGACCTCACCCGCAAACGGACGGTGGCCGATGCTGAAATTGACGAAGAGGGACTCGTCTCGCCGGCAGTCGATACCTCGGTCTGTAGCGAAGGACGTGTGCTGCGAGTACAAGGGTTGGTGAGCATGGTGCAGTTTGCCGATGGCAACGTGCGGCAATGTGCGACCCGTCGCCTGCTCAAGACGCTCAGCACAGACCAGCGGCATGTGGTTGCAGCTGGGGATCGGGTTTGGGTGCGGCCTTCAGGTGCTGACGAAGGGATCATCGAACGGGTTGAACCTCGCAAGGGGGTGTTGAGCCGCAATAGTCGCGGTCGTCAACATGTGTTGGTGACAAACGTCGATCAACTCCTGATCGTCACTAGCGCGGCCCAGCCGCGATTGAAACCGAATTTATTGGACCGATATCTGGTCACTGCCGAACGGGCCCAGATTGAGCCAGTCATCTGTATCAACAAGGTGGATCTGATCGATCGGGGTGAGTTGCAACCGCTGATCGGCGTCTACAGCCAACTCGGCTACCGGGTGCTCCAAGTTTCAGCCACGGAGGGTTGGGGAATGACCGAATTTCGCTCCATTCTTAAAGGCCGCTCGTCGGTTTTGACAGGCCAGAGTGGCGTCGGAAAATCAAGCTTGCTCAACATCATCGACCCAGAGTTGGCACTCCGGGTGCAACAGGTCAGCGCCGAATCGGAGAAAGGCAAACACACAACAACCACCTCCGAATTGATTCCCCTTTCGATGGGTGGGTTTGTGATAGACACCCCAGGAATCCGACAGTTTCGCCTGTGGGATGTCGTCCCCGAAGAAGTGGCGGGCTTCTTTCGCGATCTGCGACCGTACGTCAGCCACTGTCGCTACCCCGATTGCACGCACACCCACGAGGAACCCTGCGCCGTAAAAGACGCCGTTGCCGAAGGCGCGATTGATTTCCGCCGCTACGAGAGCTACTTGCAAATTCACGCAGGGGACGACGCTTAA
- a CDS encoding M42 family metallopeptidase produces the protein MEASAKKFFQSILETPSPSGYEQPVQRLVRNYAEEFADEVTTDLHGNVIAGCNVDAPLRVMFAGHADQIGLLVTHINDQGFIYTNTIGGWDPQQLIGQRMTVHADSGPIPALISRKAIHLLDQEERKQVVKTKDMWLDIGAKSKEEAAEIIKIGDPVTLELGYQEMRNGLANSPGMDDKTGLWVCMEALRRAKKRGLEVALFAVSTVQEEIGLRGAHTSAYGVNPQVGIAVDVTHATDCPTIDKTQEGDVKLGGGPVIYRGPNMNPVVVDRLREAADYGDIPCQWAASGRGTGTDANKIQLTRAGVAAGLVSVPNRYMHSAVETVALDDLDACADLLATFAHKLTADTCFIPR, from the coding sequence ATGGAAGCTTCAGCCAAAAAGTTTTTTCAGTCCATTTTGGAAACCCCCAGTCCCTCTGGTTACGAACAACCTGTTCAACGCCTTGTCCGCAACTATGCTGAGGAATTTGCCGATGAAGTGACAACGGATCTGCATGGCAATGTGATTGCAGGCTGCAATGTAGACGCTCCTCTGCGAGTGATGTTCGCCGGTCATGCCGACCAGATTGGTCTCTTGGTCACACATATTAATGATCAGGGATTTATCTACACCAACACAATTGGTGGTTGGGATCCCCAACAGTTGATCGGCCAGCGGATGACGGTCCACGCGGACTCCGGTCCCATTCCGGCGCTCATCTCGCGAAAGGCCATTCACTTGCTCGATCAAGAGGAACGCAAGCAGGTAGTCAAAACCAAAGACATGTGGCTCGACATCGGTGCCAAATCCAAAGAAGAAGCCGCAGAGATCATCAAGATCGGCGATCCCGTTACGCTGGAACTTGGGTACCAAGAAATGCGCAACGGTTTGGCCAACTCTCCTGGTATGGACGATAAAACTGGTCTGTGGGTTTGTATGGAGGCTTTGCGTAGAGCAAAGAAGCGCGGACTCGAAGTGGCCCTGTTCGCTGTCTCGACAGTACAAGAAGAGATCGGCCTCCGCGGTGCCCACACGAGTGCCTATGGAGTAAATCCCCAAGTTGGAATTGCGGTCGATGTTACCCATGCGACCGATTGCCCCACCATCGACAAGACTCAAGAGGGGGATGTTAAGCTCGGCGGAGGGCCCGTGATCTATCGGGGTCCGAATATGAACCCAGTGGTCGTAGACCGTCTTCGCGAGGCAGCCGATTATGGCGATATCCCCTGCCAATGGGCAGCCAGTGGCCGCGGCACTGGCACTGACGCCAACAAGATTCAGCTTACCCGAGCTGGTGTCGCGGCAGGTTTGGTGAGTGTCCCCAATCGCTACATGCACAGTGCTGTGGAAACGGTTGCCTTGGACGACCTGGATGCGTGTGCCGACTTGCTGGCGACTTTCGCCCACAAGCTGACGGCAGACACTTGTTTTATTCCGCGGTAA
- a CDS encoding TatD family hydrolase, with the protein MNFFDTHTHLDQEEFDEIRPEILKRAQDAGVTQLVAVGTTALASEKCVSLAKEHANVLAAVGIQPNYVAEAAPDDWDAIVRLTSGPGVVAIGETGLDRYWDYAPFELQQDYFDRHIRLSQQLDLPFVVHMRDCDADIMMMLREAQTRGPLRGIMHSFTGDAAMAAECVELGMHISFAGMVTYKKSQSLRECAATIPAERLLIETDAPYLSPEPVRSKKPNEPAHVIHTAECLAKVRGVSLTELAEKTTKNARDLFRLR; encoded by the coding sequence ATGAATTTTTTCGACACGCATACGCATCTGGACCAGGAGGAGTTTGACGAGATCCGTCCTGAGATTCTGAAGCGGGCTCAAGATGCGGGAGTCACCCAGCTGGTCGCAGTCGGTACGACTGCTCTCGCTAGTGAAAAATGTGTCTCACTCGCAAAGGAACACGCCAACGTCTTAGCGGCAGTCGGCATTCAGCCCAATTACGTCGCCGAAGCGGCTCCCGATGACTGGGATGCGATCGTTCGACTCACCAGTGGACCGGGTGTCGTCGCCATTGGCGAGACGGGACTCGACCGCTATTGGGACTATGCCCCTTTCGAATTGCAGCAAGACTATTTTGATCGCCACATCCGACTGTCGCAGCAATTGGATCTGCCGTTTGTTGTTCACATGCGCGACTGCGATGCAGACATCATGATGATGCTCCGCGAGGCTCAAACGCGAGGCCCTCTGCGCGGAATCATGCACTCTTTCACCGGTGATGCCGCCATGGCTGCGGAGTGTGTCGAGCTGGGTATGCACATCAGTTTTGCAGGGATGGTAACGTATAAGAAGTCCCAGTCGCTACGTGAGTGTGCAGCAACGATTCCAGCAGAGCGATTACTCATCGAAACCGATGCACCCTATCTATCGCCAGAACCCGTACGCAGCAAGAAACCCAACGAACCGGCTCATGTGATTCACACTGCAGAATGCTTGGCAAAGGTCCGAGGAGTGAGTCTCACCGAATTGGCTGAGAAAACAACCAAGAACGCTCGAGATCTTTTTCGCTTGCGCTAG
- a CDS encoding VOC family protein, whose translation MTANSIQLAPMDHLALLTTDPARGERFYCEVLGFHAIARPSFSFDGRWLVHEDVGVMLHLIHRADHQASSEGMNTLNPHFAISCQNIDGAIAVLEQFGIDFVEKKLPDYGYRQLFFRDPDGNLLELGEWPPRK comes from the coding sequence ATGACAGCGAACTCGATCCAACTTGCCCCCATGGACCACCTGGCATTGCTGACGACCGATCCTGCGCGGGGGGAGCGGTTTTATTGCGAAGTACTGGGGTTTCACGCTATAGCACGCCCTTCGTTTTCGTTCGACGGTCGCTGGTTGGTGCATGAGGATGTTGGAGTCATGCTTCACTTGATTCACCGCGCGGATCATCAAGCCAGTAGCGAGGGAATGAATACTCTCAATCCTCATTTCGCCATCAGTTGCCAGAACATCGACGGTGCCATCGCAGTACTCGAGCAATTCGGAATTGATTTCGTAGAAAAGAAACTGCCAGACTATGGCTACCGGCAGTTGTTTTTCCGAGATCCGGATGGCAACTTACTAGAACTCGGCGAGTGGCCTCCTCGTAAGTAA
- a CDS encoding TIGR01212 family radical SAM protein (This family includes YhcC from E. coli K-12, an uncharacterized radical SAM protein.) — protein MKSTNLLLDRDLRPSWRDAGLRYYSYNHALQKRFRCRVQKVSLDAGFTCPNVDGTVAKGGCTFCDNRSFSPSRRLPRADILGQIDQSIVRMRNRYKSCDHFLAYFQPATNTYAPVERLRPLYEAALSHPQVVGLAIGTRSDCVPDEVLGLLQELASGTYLSVEYGMQTMHDRSLDWMNRGHHHDSFLDAVERSKGRGFEICAHVMLGLPGESHDDMLATARELARVNIDAVKIHNLYCVKNTPLADQVAAGEVQLMGQGDYVQTVVDFLELLPPTMVVERISGDAPPDYFIGPEWCLDKPAVKRAIEAEFTHRNSWQGKRHSEG, from the coding sequence GTGAAGTCAACTAACCTGCTACTGGATAGGGATTTACGGCCATCCTGGCGCGATGCTGGCCTGCGATATTATTCCTATAACCACGCCCTCCAGAAAAGGTTTCGATGTCGTGTTCAGAAAGTAAGCCTCGACGCTGGATTTACCTGTCCTAACGTTGATGGCACGGTAGCCAAAGGAGGCTGTACCTTTTGCGATAATAGGTCATTCAGCCCTAGCAGGCGGCTCCCACGAGCAGACATCCTCGGCCAAATTGACCAGAGCATTGTCCGGATGCGAAATCGGTACAAGAGTTGCGATCACTTTCTCGCTTATTTTCAGCCCGCTACCAACACCTATGCCCCCGTCGAGCGGTTACGCCCACTTTATGAAGCCGCCCTCAGCCATCCCCAAGTAGTCGGCCTCGCTATCGGAACGCGTAGCGATTGTGTGCCCGATGAAGTATTGGGGCTTCTTCAAGAACTTGCCAGTGGGACTTATCTCTCCGTGGAGTATGGCATGCAGACGATGCACGACCGCTCACTCGATTGGATGAATCGTGGTCACCACCACGATTCGTTTCTTGATGCCGTCGAAAGAAGCAAGGGCCGCGGATTCGAGATTTGTGCCCATGTCATGCTCGGACTTCCCGGAGAGTCCCACGACGACATGCTGGCCACTGCCCGAGAACTCGCGCGAGTGAACATCGACGCGGTGAAAATCCATAATCTCTACTGCGTGAAGAACACGCCCTTAGCCGACCAAGTGGCCGCAGGGGAGGTCCAACTAATGGGTCAAGGCGACTACGTGCAGACGGTCGTCGACTTCCTTGAACTACTGCCCCCTACGATGGTTGTCGAACGAATTAGTGGCGACGCCCCGCCGGACTACTTTATCGGCCCCGAGTGGTGTCTCGATAAACCGGCAGTCAAGCGAGCCATCGAAGCGGAGTTCACCCACCGGAATTCCTGGCAGGGGAAGCGGCACTCAGAAGGATAG
- a CDS encoding nitric-oxide reductase large subunit: MKQLWLFFGLVMVVSFAVLGWIGVRIYQEVPPLIDQVVTTEGQIAIDKGEIQAGQNVWQSLGGMEVGSVWGHGSYVAPDWTADWLHREAVFILDHWAQDDFKSDFAELDGEQQAQLSGRLAESMRTNSYDPSTGTITVDPIRAEAFQSNLEHYSEVFSKGNSDYAIHAGAVTDPERLKQLSAFFFWTSWAASTNRPGDHVTYTNNWPYEPLVGNRATGDAVVWTGVSIIMLLAGISAMAWWYASRRSDEEEPLAPETDPLGQWEATPSQQATIKYFWVVSAMILLQMLLGVVTAHYGVEGDGFYGFPLSEWLPYSVTRTWHIQIGLFWIATAWLAAGLFIGPLVSEQEPKGQRLGVNILFLALLLVVAGSLAGEWLSVQNKLSDTMSFYFGHQGYEYVDLGRVWQLALFAGLLLWLFLMIRVLLPALRKEGEQKQLVALLAVSTTAIALFYGAGLTWGQHTHLSIVEYWRWWVVHLWVEGFFEVFATTVIAFIFMRLNLIRPGIAAAAALLSATIFLSGGIIGTCHHLYFSGTPTVALAWGSVFSALEVVPLVLVGFDATEDLRRSKTTQWVRHYKWPIYFFISVAFWNMIGAGLFGFMINPPIALYYMQGLNTTPLHGHAALFGVYGMLGIGLMLICLRVLIPGVEWKEGLLRFSFWALNGGLMAMCVLSLLPVGLMQTSASVEHGYWYARSSDFMQSPLMQNLRWMRVPGDTLFFLGAVALVVFVAGLKTGHSFRKQQLQSTSNPS; this comes from the coding sequence ATGAAACAACTTTGGCTCTTTTTTGGCTTGGTAATGGTGGTCTCCTTTGCGGTACTCGGATGGATTGGCGTCCGCATTTATCAAGAGGTCCCACCGCTGATAGATCAAGTCGTGACGACTGAGGGCCAAATCGCCATCGATAAAGGCGAGATTCAAGCAGGGCAAAACGTATGGCAATCGCTCGGAGGAATGGAAGTCGGTTCGGTCTGGGGCCACGGAAGCTATGTCGCCCCCGACTGGACGGCCGATTGGCTGCACCGTGAGGCAGTCTTCATCCTCGATCATTGGGCGCAAGATGATTTTAAGTCAGATTTCGCGGAACTCGACGGAGAACAACAGGCACAACTGAGCGGGCGGTTGGCAGAAAGCATGCGAACCAACTCGTACGATCCCTCAACCGGGACGATCACGGTTGACCCGATTCGGGCCGAAGCGTTTCAGTCAAACTTGGAGCACTACTCGGAAGTATTCTCCAAGGGCAATTCGGACTACGCCATCCATGCGGGTGCCGTTACCGATCCAGAACGACTCAAACAGCTATCGGCATTCTTTTTCTGGACCTCCTGGGCAGCGTCGACCAACCGCCCTGGCGACCACGTTACTTACACGAACAATTGGCCCTATGAGCCTCTGGTAGGGAATCGAGCAACGGGTGACGCCGTAGTGTGGACTGGAGTGAGCATCATCATGTTACTGGCAGGAATCTCCGCCATGGCGTGGTGGTATGCGTCTCGTCGTAGTGATGAGGAAGAACCGCTGGCACCAGAGACGGACCCACTTGGTCAATGGGAAGCCACTCCATCCCAACAGGCGACGATCAAATATTTCTGGGTCGTCTCGGCCATGATTCTGCTGCAGATGTTGCTGGGGGTAGTCACTGCACATTATGGAGTAGAAGGTGATGGATTCTACGGGTTTCCTCTCTCGGAATGGCTTCCGTACAGTGTCACACGAACTTGGCATATTCAGATCGGCTTGTTCTGGATCGCCACCGCCTGGCTGGCAGCCGGGCTATTCATCGGCCCCCTGGTAAGTGAACAAGAACCCAAGGGGCAGCGATTAGGCGTCAACATCCTGTTCCTGGCATTGTTGCTTGTCGTTGCCGGCTCATTGGCTGGAGAATGGTTGAGCGTCCAAAACAAGTTGAGCGACACCATGTCCTTCTATTTTGGTCACCAGGGATACGAGTATGTGGACTTGGGACGTGTGTGGCAACTCGCGCTATTTGCTGGGCTGCTATTATGGCTTTTCCTGATGATTCGAGTACTTCTTCCCGCCCTGCGAAAAGAGGGCGAGCAAAAGCAGCTTGTCGCTCTGTTGGCAGTTTCCACCACGGCCATCGCCTTGTTCTATGGGGCAGGGTTAACATGGGGTCAGCACACTCACCTCTCGATAGTCGAGTATTGGAGGTGGTGGGTAGTCCATCTCTGGGTGGAAGGCTTCTTTGAGGTCTTTGCTACAACCGTCATTGCATTCATTTTCATGCGATTAAATCTTATCCGTCCAGGCATTGCGGCGGCAGCGGCTTTGTTGTCAGCAACGATCTTCCTCTCGGGCGGCATCATTGGAACTTGCCATCACTTGTATTTTTCGGGAACACCGACCGTAGCGCTCGCCTGGGGATCGGTCTTTAGTGCATTGGAAGTCGTTCCGTTGGTCCTCGTCGGCTTCGACGCGACGGAGGACTTGCGTAGATCAAAAACCACGCAGTGGGTGCGTCACTACAAGTGGCCCATCTACTTTTTCATCTCGGTAGCCTTCTGGAACATGATCGGTGCTGGATTATTTGGTTTTATGATCAATCCGCCGATTGCCCTCTATTACATGCAAGGGCTGAACACGACTCCGCTCCACGGGCACGCCGCACTTTTTGGCGTTTACGGGATGCTGGGCATCGGCCTAATGCTTATCTGCCTGCGGGTTCTGATCCCAGGAGTTGAGTGGAAAGAAGGATTGCTGCGGTTCTCCTTTTGGGCTTTGAATGGTGGGCTCATGGCAATGTGCGTCTTAAGCCTGCTTCCGGTAGGCCTGATGCAGACTTCAGCATCGGTTGAGCATGGCTATTGGTATGCCCGTAGCTCCGATTTCATGCAATCGCCATTGATGCAGAACCTTCGCTGGATGCGTGTTCCAGGCGACACCTTATTCTTCCTTGGTGCCGTTGCGCTCGTTGTTTTTGTGGCAGGTTTGAAAACAGGACATTCATTTCGCAAACAACAACTCCAATCTACTTCCAATCCTTCCTGA
- the greA gene encoding transcription elongation factor GreA: MIERNPMTRGGYDKLKAELNDLENEQMPAIEKRIATARAEGDLSENAEYHGARESQGLLQAKINMLKDKLSRAEIIDPKTLPKDQVVFGVTVKVKDLDFGDTEEFTLVGSGDEDYDVGKILINSPLAMGLLGKKVGDKVDIEVPAGTNRFEILELRFEE, translated from the coding sequence ATGATCGAACGCAACCCCATGACCCGTGGCGGGTACGACAAATTAAAGGCCGAACTCAACGATCTCGAAAACGAACAAATGCCCGCTATCGAGAAGCGTATTGCGACGGCCCGTGCCGAAGGGGATCTAAGCGAAAACGCCGAGTATCATGGCGCCCGCGAGAGCCAGGGTCTCTTGCAGGCCAAAATCAACATGCTTAAAGACAAGCTCTCCCGAGCAGAAATCATCGACCCCAAAACCCTCCCCAAAGATCAAGTAGTCTTTGGTGTCACCGTCAAAGTAAAAGATCTTGATTTCGGGGATACCGAGGAATTCACACTCGTGGGATCGGGCGACGAAGATTACGATGTCGGCAAGATTCTTATCAACAGTCCTCTTGCTATGGGTCTTCTTGGCAAGAAGGTGGGTGACAAAGTGGATATCGAAGTCCCCGCGGGAACCAATCGATTTGAGATTCTTGAGTTGCGATTCGAAGAATGA